In a genomic window of Sphingomonas lutea:
- a CDS encoding TonB-dependent receptor plug domain-containing protein, translated as MRSILLLSSAACLALNASEAVRAQTPAGDEPPVNSGQTARSTSYDAAFFAQYAPRTALDIARRVPGFTLDLGNTDTRGFAGAAGNVVINGARPSSKSESLETTLQRIPASSVTRVEVGPGDLYGADYASKSQVLNIVMSAVGGIDGNVTASLRRLYTGRVDPNASASMLIRRGASSINLSAGFNNVVNAEEGSDTLRGFEDGELREFRRKFNIYKDFNPYIGASWALERAQDNAIRVNARYSPGQFDLEQRNRVTATGEPPHDDSLIQDYDNSVFELGGDITRPLGGGAIKLVGLATRRKRNNFDAYIARDGLLEDDPAVVGGSEQTQKAKFGETIGRLTWTRQDVAGFSVELGGEAVLNTLDNSTALTLIEEDGTKTPVDLAGDNVQVKEKRGEIFLNAGRNLRPALRVDGGLRFEYSDLKVSGDAEAKRKLKFFKPSLTIDWKPGNGWHTQFSVKRTVAQLNFYDFVSVAELSTDRVNAGNENLVPQRAWEWRLTADRPILGDGVIKLDLGYDHISLLQDRVLVPGEKPGQFFDAPGNIGTGKLMFATLSVDAPLGQLWKGLRLKADGTLRRTRVEDPISGEMRNFSDFFPDWQWNVEMRRDSGPWSYGFTVSDRDRFTFFRTEEFDINYNGGPYGTAFVEYRPGPRTSVTLDVDNALNTPGNRHRIRFNPNRAAPLDIIDELRERNRHLNVGLTIKQTFGGGAAKASPSGP; from the coding sequence ATGCGCTCGATCCTGCTGCTGAGTTCGGCGGCCTGTCTCGCTCTCAACGCCAGCGAAGCCGTCCGGGCGCAAACCCCCGCGGGTGACGAGCCGCCCGTCAACAGCGGGCAGACGGCGCGCTCTACCAGCTACGACGCGGCCTTCTTCGCCCAATATGCGCCTCGCACCGCGCTCGACATCGCGCGGCGCGTCCCTGGGTTCACGCTCGACCTTGGCAACACCGACACGCGCGGCTTCGCCGGCGCGGCGGGCAATGTCGTCATCAACGGCGCCCGCCCCAGCTCCAAGTCGGAATCGCTCGAAACGACTCTCCAGCGCATCCCCGCCAGCAGCGTCACGCGGGTCGAGGTTGGACCCGGCGACCTTTACGGCGCGGATTATGCCAGCAAGAGCCAGGTGCTGAACATTGTCATGTCCGCGGTCGGCGGGATCGACGGCAACGTCACCGCGTCGCTGCGCCGCCTGTACACCGGTCGCGTCGATCCTAATGCGTCGGCATCGATGCTGATCCGCCGCGGCGCGTCGAGCATCAACTTGTCGGCCGGCTTCAACAATGTCGTCAACGCCGAGGAAGGGTCCGACACGCTGCGCGGCTTCGAAGACGGCGAGCTGCGCGAGTTCCGGCGCAAGTTCAACATCTACAAGGACTTCAATCCTTATATCGGCGCCAGCTGGGCGCTTGAACGGGCGCAGGACAATGCGATCCGCGTCAACGCCCGCTATTCGCCCGGTCAGTTCGACCTTGAACAGCGCAATCGCGTCACCGCGACGGGCGAGCCGCCGCATGATGACTCGCTCATCCAGGATTACGACAATTCGGTGTTCGAGCTGGGCGGCGACATCACCCGCCCGCTCGGCGGCGGCGCGATCAAGCTGGTCGGGCTCGCCACGCGCCGCAAGCGCAACAATTTTGACGCCTACATCGCCCGCGATGGTCTGCTCGAAGACGACCCCGCGGTCGTCGGCGGCTCGGAGCAGACGCAAAAAGCCAAGTTCGGCGAAACCATTGGCCGCCTCACCTGGACCCGGCAGGATGTCGCCGGCTTTTCGGTCGAGCTCGGCGGCGAGGCCGTGCTCAACACGCTCGACAACAGCACCGCACTGACCCTCATCGAAGAGGACGGCACCAAGACGCCGGTCGATCTCGCGGGCGACAACGTGCAGGTGAAGGAGAAGCGCGGGGAAATTTTCTTGAACGCAGGCCGCAACCTGAGACCCGCCCTGCGTGTCGACGGTGGCCTGCGCTTCGAATATTCCGATCTCAAGGTCAGCGGCGATGCGGAAGCGAAGCGCAAGCTCAAATTCTTCAAGCCCAGCCTGACCATCGACTGGAAGCCCGGTAACGGCTGGCACACGCAATTTTCCGTCAAGCGCACCGTCGCGCAGCTCAACTTCTACGACTTCGTCAGCGTCGCCGAACTGTCGACCGACCGGGTCAATGCCGGCAATGAAAACCTCGTGCCGCAGCGCGCATGGGAATGGCGCCTGACCGCCGATCGCCCGATCCTCGGCGACGGGGTCATCAAGCTCGATCTTGGCTACGACCACATCAGCCTGCTGCAGGACCGAGTCTTGGTTCCGGGCGAAAAGCCTGGGCAGTTCTTCGACGCCCCGGGCAATATCGGCACCGGCAAGCTGATGTTCGCGACTTTGAGCGTCGACGCGCCGCTCGGCCAATTGTGGAAGGGGCTCCGGCTCAAGGCCGACGGCACGTTGCGTCGCACCCGCGTCGAAGATCCGATCAGCGGCGAGATGCGCAACTTCAGCGATTTCTTCCCCGATTGGCAGTGGAATGTCGAAATGCGCCGCGATTCCGGCCCCTGGTCCTACGGCTTCACCGTCAGCGACCGCGACCGCTTCACCTTCTTCCGCACTGAGGAATTCGACATCAATTACAACGGCGGGCCTTACGGGACCGCATTCGTCGAATACCGCCCGGGCCCGCGCACATCGGTGACGCTCGATGTCGACAACGCGCTCAACACGCCCGGCAATCGCCACCGGATCCGGTTCAATCCGAACCGCGCCGCACCGCTCGACATCATCGACGAGTTGCGCGAGCGCAACCGCCATCTCAATGTCGGGCTGACGATCAAGCAGACCTTCGGCGGCGGCGCCGCCAAGGCATCCCCGTCCGGCCCCTAG
- a CDS encoding DUF6445 family protein yields MPLPSFMMVDDFLSDPQRARRSALALNYDRAKKDGNYPGVLSDRPLPIAGFDQSVSQLIGMPVRAASGTVHGQCRITFRNEKGLSGVHIDPAFYSGILYLSRPEDCRGGTDFYRHRRTGLDRVPDDPLAIARAGYGDINELIEGWSMRTRSSLPSGSGRSRRRCASTA; encoded by the coding sequence ATGCCGCTCCCTTCCTTCATGATGGTCGACGACTTCCTGTCCGATCCGCAACGGGCCCGGCGCAGTGCGCTGGCGCTCAACTACGATCGTGCGAAGAAGGACGGCAATTACCCGGGCGTGCTGTCGGACCGGCCTCTGCCGATCGCCGGGTTCGATCAAAGCGTGTCGCAGCTGATCGGCATGCCGGTGCGCGCGGCCTCCGGAACGGTGCACGGCCAATGCCGCATCACCTTCCGCAACGAAAAAGGCCTTAGCGGCGTGCACATCGACCCCGCATTCTATTCAGGCATCCTCTACCTCAGCAGGCCGGAGGATTGCCGGGGTGGGACCGACTTTTACCGCCATCGCCGCACCGGCCTCGATCGCGTGCCCGACGATCCGTTGGCCATCGCGCGCGCCGGCTACGGCGACATCAACGAGCTGATCGAGGGGTGGTCAATGCGGACACGCTCAAGCCTTCCAAGTGGGAGCGGACGTTCACGGCGCCGATGCGCTTCAACCGCCTGA
- a CDS encoding autotransporter outer membrane beta-barrel domain-containing protein: MKVNRCAATRVALLAATSVSALAFASPAVAGANWVENTYAASEATLDFSESAQVLSQWGENLDVVGNHTITPGTPVVPVYGDPRRGNPQPPITSNPLPGVPLLGSDIANSPQLLSSGITGVGQSLQLSPGGGLGLCSGTLINPRTVISAAHCYYGTAHATNPALRVFRQPHEYGAKTGTLAIPLAYAFNASNRNQCGAGAAGTPIAGQQVPCYPGADATVKGAYETWRDSADRSSIPSMNIFNANQVWFDTSVHPNAGGEFANKDIALVTLDRHAKGIPTWTMLFSPLDGPTHATITGYGGTGSGQYGALVGYNIDYRRRSAENMIDALISANNFWNLADKSPTGANNHAAYWMDFDGPGRPATGADLDPTCYFVLVRCTDFGGLGGHGPAGQALPNEATTAGGDSGGPLIADTRFHKPVVIGVLTGSYSYTQGRSFYGQFNLYPPLFQFWEEIVQNNPYKYVSAKAGDGNWEDEMHWIQDMDPNYGIIGPDGQLANSLPNYNQGGADGAVEQFGTVCALTTTGVYNFANFQASYGQCTDFESGTNPTGVGGHLVVAGGPGSTNFVPHNVEPSNTLVSGSGPTAVVNTVKAKYYDVTLREAGKTTLSSAATIDKLTIDGSARLNIATAGDLKVWSDFTQDSGWTNIDGKLTADEAFVWSGLLSGKGVFDPSYLTVAAGAVAPGGGDKVGTFTVKADTVLASASSLFVDVARNGADKLVVEGVLSLSSPDDDPAERASVVFNKVTDAPAPRHGQKYTIATATGNVQGTFLKAYTFQGVLRPELTYIDTSADADTLANEIVAEMRAGSLVEILDGGNATEIAFASALDQLRNGFYDKLYNLYGNVDWMNAGQLAATFSALSPVNMVGEVRAMQDRQSQKLLGNVGDRLSLMGTGRAQGISFVGGASALEQSREGLSASAQLGLTEGQAANIAAPGGLSGFVAMGGDTIGSTYGDADRAGSGQHSRYFASGIEAPFGDAMVGTAIGYAETRAMIGQDEASTKLTQAAAYASLPVGKSAYVGGVVAAERAQSDSNRLTTDTTSMFRLSGATHSARYMANLEAGVRKAIGSGLYLNPRAQLGFSHYALGGFREAGGETALALDTLKVNRIESRFGAKLDGATSIGKWSVRPSLQADYVRLLSGANAGLNVAFAAAPEHSFALPLTGGGSGWMEMKGGVEMTRGKFSLGLTGQATAGDAPLSDQRGAVEMKLRF; this comes from the coding sequence GTGAAAGTGAACCGTTGTGCCGCGACCCGCGTCGCGCTTCTTGCTGCCACGTCTGTTTCTGCGCTCGCATTCGCAAGCCCGGCGGTCGCGGGGGCGAACTGGGTAGAAAACACTTACGCTGCCAGTGAGGCAACGCTGGACTTCAGCGAGTCAGCGCAGGTTCTCTCGCAATGGGGTGAGAACCTGGATGTCGTCGGCAATCACACGATTACCCCCGGCACACCGGTGGTTCCTGTTTACGGTGACCCGCGGCGTGGCAATCCGCAGCCGCCTATCACCAGCAACCCGCTTCCCGGCGTGCCACTCCTTGGTTCCGATATTGCGAATTCGCCGCAGCTTCTGAGCAGCGGGATTACCGGCGTCGGCCAGTCGCTCCAGCTGAGTCCCGGTGGGGGACTGGGCCTATGCTCGGGGACATTGATCAACCCGCGCACCGTCATCTCGGCCGCTCACTGCTATTATGGCACGGCACACGCGACGAATCCGGCGCTGCGTGTCTTCCGCCAGCCTCATGAATATGGCGCCAAGACCGGCACGCTCGCCATTCCGCTCGCCTACGCCTTCAACGCGAGCAATCGCAACCAATGTGGAGCGGGCGCTGCAGGAACTCCGATCGCTGGTCAGCAGGTGCCTTGCTACCCAGGCGCAGACGCGACCGTTAAGGGCGCTTACGAGACGTGGCGCGACAGTGCAGATCGATCGTCGATTCCGTCGATGAACATCTTCAATGCCAATCAAGTCTGGTTCGATACCTCGGTCCACCCGAATGCTGGCGGCGAATTCGCGAATAAGGATATCGCGCTCGTTACACTGGATAGGCATGCCAAGGGCATTCCGACGTGGACAATGTTGTTCTCGCCGCTCGATGGACCGACGCATGCGACCATCACCGGATACGGCGGGACCGGCTCGGGCCAATATGGCGCGCTGGTTGGATACAACATCGATTACCGCCGGCGCTCTGCCGAGAACATGATCGATGCCTTGATCAGCGCAAACAATTTCTGGAATTTGGCCGACAAGTCCCCGACGGGCGCAAACAATCACGCGGCCTATTGGATGGACTTCGACGGCCCAGGTCGCCCCGCGACCGGAGCCGATCTCGATCCGACGTGCTATTTCGTCTTGGTGCGATGCACGGATTTCGGTGGCCTAGGCGGTCATGGACCTGCTGGCCAGGCGCTTCCGAATGAAGCCACAACTGCAGGCGGCGATTCGGGCGGACCGCTGATTGCGGATACCCGTTTCCATAAGCCCGTTGTCATTGGCGTTCTCACAGGAAGCTATTCTTACACTCAGGGGCGATCCTTTTACGGCCAGTTCAACCTCTACCCGCCGTTGTTCCAATTCTGGGAAGAGATCGTCCAGAACAATCCCTACAAGTATGTCTCGGCAAAGGCCGGGGACGGCAATTGGGAAGATGAGATGCACTGGATCCAGGACATGGATCCGAATTACGGCATCATCGGCCCGGATGGCCAGCTGGCGAACAGCCTGCCCAATTATAATCAGGGCGGCGCTGACGGGGCCGTCGAGCAATTCGGCACAGTCTGCGCCTTGACGACGACGGGCGTCTATAATTTCGCGAACTTTCAGGCCAGTTACGGGCAGTGCACAGACTTTGAGTCGGGCACGAACCCGACCGGTGTCGGCGGTCATCTGGTCGTTGCCGGCGGGCCCGGATCGACCAATTTCGTGCCCCACAACGTCGAGCCGTCCAACACGCTGGTCTCGGGCTCCGGCCCGACGGCTGTGGTCAATACCGTCAAGGCCAAATATTACGACGTTACGCTACGCGAAGCCGGCAAGACGACCTTGTCGAGCGCAGCGACAATCGACAAGCTGACGATCGATGGCTCTGCGCGCCTCAACATCGCCACGGCGGGCGATCTCAAGGTTTGGTCCGACTTCACTCAGGACAGCGGCTGGACCAACATCGACGGCAAGCTCACTGCTGACGAAGCATTCGTGTGGAGCGGCTTGCTCAGCGGTAAGGGTGTGTTCGACCCGAGCTACCTGACGGTTGCCGCCGGGGCGGTCGCTCCGGGCGGCGGCGACAAGGTCGGGACGTTCACCGTCAAGGCCGACACGGTCCTCGCGTCGGCTTCGTCGCTGTTTGTCGATGTCGCTCGCAACGGTGCCGATAAGCTCGTCGTCGAAGGCGTTCTGTCGCTGTCGTCGCCGGACGATGATCCCGCGGAGCGCGCTTCGGTCGTTTTTAACAAGGTAACCGACGCCCCGGCCCCGCGCCACGGGCAGAAGTACACGATCGCTACCGCTACCGGTAACGTGCAGGGTACGTTCCTGAAGGCCTATACGTTCCAGGGCGTCTTGCGTCCCGAGCTGACCTATATCGACACGAGTGCAGACGCTGACACTCTCGCTAACGAGATCGTTGCCGAAATGCGCGCCGGCTCGCTCGTCGAGATCCTGGACGGCGGCAACGCGACCGAGATCGCCTTCGCATCGGCGCTCGATCAGCTTCGCAACGGTTTCTACGACAAGCTCTACAACCTCTACGGCAACGTCGACTGGATGAATGCCGGTCAGCTGGCAGCGACCTTCTCGGCGCTGTCGCCGGTGAACATGGTCGGCGAAGTCCGGGCGATGCAGGATCGGCAGAGCCAGAAGCTGCTCGGCAATGTCGGCGACCGTCTGTCGCTGATGGGTACCGGGCGTGCGCAGGGCATCAGCTTTGTTGGTGGCGCCTCGGCGCTCGAGCAGAGCCGTGAGGGTCTGTCGGCCTCGGCGCAGCTCGGGCTCACCGAAGGGCAGGCGGCGAACATTGCGGCGCCGGGCGGTTTGTCGGGCTTTGTGGCGATGGGCGGCGACACGATCGGGTCGACCTATGGCGACGCCGACCGTGCCGGTTCGGGCCAGCACAGCCGCTACTTCGCGTCGGGTATCGAAGCGCCGTTCGGCGATGCGATGGTCGGCACCGCCATCGGCTATGCCGAGACGCGGGCGATGATCGGCCAGGACGAGGCAAGCACCAAGCTGACGCAGGCCGCGGCTTATGCCAGCCTGCCGGTGGGCAAGTCGGCCTATGTCGGCGGTGTCGTCGCGGCCGAGCGGGCGCAGAGCGACAGCAACCGCCTGACCACCGACACGACCTCGATGTTCCGCTTGTCGGGCGCGACGCATTCGGCGCGCTACATGGCGAACCTCGAGGCCGGCGTGCGCAAGGCGATCGGCAGCGGCCTTTACCTCAACCCGCGTGCGCAGCTTGGCTTCAGCCATTATGCGCTGGGCGGGTTCCGCGAGGCGGGTGGCGAGACGGCGCTGGCGCTCGACACGCTCAAGGTCAACCGGATCGAGAGCCGCTTCGGCGCCAAGCTCGACGGGGCGACGAGCATCGGCAAATGGTCGGTGCGTCCGAGCCTGCAGGCCGATTATGTCCGCTTGCTGTCGGGTGCCAATGCGGGTCTTAACGTCGCCTTTGCGGCGGCGCCGGAGCACAGCTTCGCGCTTCCGCTGACCGGCGGCGGCTCGGGCTGGATGGAGATGAAGGGCGGGGTCGAGATGACCCGCGGCAAGTTCAGCCTTGGCCTTACCGGCCAGGCGACTGCCGGCGACGCCCCGCTGAGCGATCAGCGCGGCGCGGTGGAAATGAAGCTGCGCTTCTAA